CGATGCCCTTGGTCTATAAGGGAATTGTCCCTGATGAGCTTTTTCCGGAACGGCTCGGAATCATTGCCACGACTTTGTGGCGGGAGTGGACTTTTGTGTCTGTCCTGCACAGGGCGACCCCAGGTGAAGCCTTGTCTTTGGCCGAGCCTCCTGAGCACAGGGGCTGCGGTGATCCTGATGGCGTTGGCGGGCTGGTGCATATCGTGAATGATTCGCACATTGGCCTGCTGTGGCTGGACGATGCCTTTCGTGGGCATGGCTGCGGAGCGTCTCTTTTGGATTTTGCAGAGCGGCACATTGCCGGGACAGGGCACGAAGAGGCAACGCTGGAGGTGTATGCAGAGAACACGGAAGCGGTGAAGTTCTACAAGCACAAGGGCTGGAAGGTTTCCCGGCGCTACGTTGGCGAGGTCGGGGCCCTGGTTTTGGCAATGCATAAGGAACTGGCAGGCTGAGTGGTCGCCGTGCAAAAGAAAAGCCGTCCGGATGGACGGCTTGTGGACGTTTTGACGGCAATGACTACTCGGTCATTTCCTTAACCTTTTCTTTGGTTGCATCGTAGGCGTCATCGACAGCCTTGCCAGCTTTTTCGCCGAGGCCTTCTTCATGCTCTCCGTCCTTCTTTTCGTCCATCGCCGTCTCGTCAGTTTTTTCTTCCATCTTTTTTTCTTCCTGCATCATCTTGTCTTCGGTCTGATCAGCAGGAGCTTCCTTTTGCATGGACTCTACAGCCTGGTCCACTTTCTTGCCTGCCTTTTCGGCAGGGCCTTCCTTTTCGCAGCCAACAGCAGCAAAGACCAGCAGTGCTGCGCAGCATGCGACAAACAAAGTTCTCATCAGTTTCATAAAAATCTCCTTTGCCATGGTAGTATGTTGAATCTGACATTGTCCTTGTTTTGCCATGTGCCAGATCAACACCGGTTTTATTGGGTTTTCCCCAAACCCGGGCGCGTTTTTTTTGGCTCTGGCAATGCGACTTTTGAGGATGCCAACAGATGTGGAGCCGTGGCAGCGCATCGTCCATAGAGCAAAAATCCCGCGCATACGGGAAAATAATGGACTTATAATAGCATGCGACAACATGAAGAGAAAGCCTGATATAAAAGATTTCCTGTTCCTTCTGATGTCTTTTTGCTTTTGCCAAAAATAGAAGGAACTTGGAGAAATATGCTGTTTTTAATAATTGACGCAATTCGTCCTGTGGGGTAGCAAGCCCGCTTCCAGGCCGTTTCGGCCGATCACCCATAAGGAGTACCAATGAGCAATCAGAGCGAACTGCACTTGACCATTGGCGTGAACGAATCGCTTTCGCCGGGTAAGGCCCTTCTTCTTGGCCTTCAGCATGTCTTGGCGATGGATTTGTACATTGCCCCCATCGTCCTCGCGGGAATTCTTTCCATGACTGTCTCTGAGACAGCATTTTTTATTCAGATGACCTTTTTTGCCGCAGGCTGTGCGACACTGATTCAGACAGGATTTGGCATTCGTCTGCCTGTCATGCAGGGACCGTCTTACGTCCCGATTGGTGCTCTGGCGGCAATTGGCCACTCAATGGGACTTGCCACGGTTTTTGGCTCGCTTCTGAGTGGCGCTGTGTTCATCACACTTCTGGGCTGGCCCTTCAAAATGCTTGGCCGCATTGTGCGCCGTTTCATCCCCCCGCTCGTTGGCGGAACAGTGATCGTGGTGGTTGGAATTGCGCTGATGCCTGTTGCCCTGAATGGCGTGTATCACGCTCCCGGTGACATTGTGCACAACTGCTACGTGGCTCTTGCTGCGGCTGTTGCGCTGGTTGCCCTGATGATTATTGGCTCCCGTGTGACCGGAGCTGGAACCATCCTGCGCCTGACCTCTGTCATTCTCGCAATGGCAATCGGTACTCTTGTTGGCGCATACTTTGGCATTGTGGATTTCTCCCCTGTGACCAAGGCTGCCTGGTTCTCCCTGCCGAAGATTTTCCCCTTTGGCACTCCCAAATTTGACCTTTCTGCGTCTCTGACGCTTATCTTTATTTATCTTGTTGTGCTGGTGGAAACCACAGGCACATGGTTTGCCGTTGGTGCTGTCACCGGTCAGGAACTCGACGACAAGCGCCTGAATGGTGGTGCTGTTGGTGAGGGCCTTGGCTGCTTGCTTGGCACGCTGTTTGGTGGCACACCTGTGACCGGATATTCCACAAACGCTGGTATCATTGCTGTTACCGGTGTTGCCAGCCGCTGGGCCATCATGGGTGGCGGTGTGGTTCTGATGTTCCTGGGCCTGATGCCCAAACTTATGAACGTTATCGCCTGTATCCCCGGTGTGGTCATCAATGGCGTTTTCGCAGTGATCTGCGTTGTTATCGCCATGAATGGCTTCCGTGTCGTCAAGGGCATTAAACTTGACGAGCGAAACATGCTGGTGATTGGACTGCCCGTGCTGCTGACGCTGGCCGCAGTGCTTATGCCCAAGGAACTCGTGAATCAGCTTCCTGAGCTGGTACGTTACCTTGTTGCTTCTGGCATTGCTGTTGGTGCTATTTCTGCTGTTGTTCTGAACCTCATTCTGCCTGAGAACAAAGAATAGGCTCGCAAACGACGATTCGACTCTACTGAAAAGGAAGCGAGACACATGGCTCAAAAACTTTTGAAGAACGGTTTTATCATCTCCATGAATGCCGAACGACAGGCATTTGAAAATGGTGATGTTCTTGTTGAAGATGATCGCATTAAGGCTGTGGGCGTTGTCCCGGAAGAGATGATTGCCCCTGATGCAGAAGTGATGGATGTCACGGGATGCATCGTGACTCCGGGGTTTGTGAACACGCACGTTCATACTTCCCAGCAGCTTGAGCGCGGTCTTGCAGATGACGTGGACCTGCTTACATGGCTCCACGAACGCACCTGGCCTTTTGAAAGCAGCCTGACTGAGGAAGATTCTTATCTGTCTTCTTTGGCATGTGGTCTGGAAATGATTCGTACAGGTGTCACAACCTTTGCGGAAGCTGGTGGCCAGAAGGTCAACGGCATGGGCCGCGCTGTGACCGAGCTTGGTCTGCGCGCTGCGCTGTGCCAGTCCACAATGGACTGCGGCGAAGGTCTGCCTGATGGCTGGGTTCGTTCGACAGATGAGTGCATCGAGACACAGCTTGCTCACTACGAGAAGTGGCAGGGCGCAGCTGATGGCCGTTTGCGTGTCTGGTTCGGACTGCGGACCATTTTCAACTGTTCTGATGATTTGATTCTGCGCACCAAGGCTCTTGCTGATGAAAAGGGTGTTGGCATCCACATGCACTGTGCAGAAGTTCTTGAAGAAGTGCGCTACGTTGAGGAGACTCGCGGTGCGACCACTGTTGAGCACCTGAACAAGATTGGCGCTCTTGGTCCGAACCTGCTTGCTGTGCACACTGTGTGGCTGACTCCCCGTGAGATTGACCTGTTCCGTTTGCACAATGTGAAAGTCTCCCATGATCCGGCAGCAGCCATGAATGTTTTGGGCTTTGCCTTTGTTCCAGAGATGCTGGACCGTGGCATTGCCGTGTCTATTGGTACTGACGGTGCCCCGTGCAACAACCGCATGGACATGATTG
This genomic stretch from Desulfobaculum bizertense DSM 18034 harbors:
- a CDS encoding GNAT family N-acetyltransferase; amino-acid sequence: MSEQEHYVIRPALPRDIPVLIAMFNRTMPLVYKGIVPDELFPERLGIIATTLWREWTFVSVLHRATPGEALSLAEPPEHRGCGDPDGVGGLVHIVNDSHIGLLWLDDAFRGHGCGASLLDFAERHIAGTGHEEATLEVYAENTEAVKFYKHKGWKVSRRYVGEVGALVLAMHKELAG
- a CDS encoding solute carrier family 23 protein, whose translation is MSNQSELHLTIGVNESLSPGKALLLGLQHVLAMDLYIAPIVLAGILSMTVSETAFFIQMTFFAAGCATLIQTGFGIRLPVMQGPSYVPIGALAAIGHSMGLATVFGSLLSGAVFITLLGWPFKMLGRIVRRFIPPLVGGTVIVVVGIALMPVALNGVYHAPGDIVHNCYVALAAAVALVALMIIGSRVTGAGTILRLTSVILAMAIGTLVGAYFGIVDFSPVTKAAWFSLPKIFPFGTPKFDLSASLTLIFIYLVVLVETTGTWFAVGAVTGQELDDKRLNGGAVGEGLGCLLGTLFGGTPVTGYSTNAGIIAVTGVASRWAIMGGGVVLMFLGLMPKLMNVIACIPGVVINGVFAVICVVIAMNGFRVVKGIKLDERNMLVIGLPVLLTLAAVLMPKELVNQLPELVRYLVASGIAVGAISAVVLNLILPENKE
- a CDS encoding amidohydrolase; amino-acid sequence: MAQKLLKNGFIISMNAERQAFENGDVLVEDDRIKAVGVVPEEMIAPDAEVMDVTGCIVTPGFVNTHVHTSQQLERGLADDVDLLTWLHERTWPFESSLTEEDSYLSSLACGLEMIRTGVTTFAEAGGQKVNGMGRAVTELGLRAALCQSTMDCGEGLPDGWVRSTDECIETQLAHYEKWQGAADGRLRVWFGLRTIFNCSDDLILRTKALADEKGVGIHMHCAEVLEEVRYVEETRGATTVEHLNKIGALGPNLLAVHTVWLTPREIDLFRLHNVKVSHDPAAAMNVLGFAFVPEMLDRGIAVSIGTDGAPCNNRMDMIDEMWLTTLIHKGRTLKPTAVPAETVLEMATLNGAKCMLWEDEIGSLEPGKKADLVVVHPSSPGTLPVHDPVSAMVYAMHSSDIEATMCDGKWLMKDKKVLVVDEEAVLEEAKSRAAFLRKKAGIVLPDRFPTVKVR